A window from Megalobrama amblycephala isolate DHTTF-2021 linkage group LG9, ASM1881202v1, whole genome shotgun sequence encodes these proteins:
- the srd5a1 gene encoding 3-oxo-5-alpha-steroid 4-dehydrogenase 1: MEAILKILFSSDEGELYFLDGLSYFMMVLAFKNFVTFRFKPVPYGRYAYSGYGIPVNVKFAWFVQELPSCLVPLGLLLWSPCAKIMHLPNQLLLLMFLCHYLQRTFIYPFLIRGGKSTPFLSFALAFVFCMYNGYLQARYLSHYADYPPDWVTHPCFITGSCMWFLGFIINIHSDHILRNLREPGETGYKIPRGGMFEYVSGANFLGEIVEWTGFALAGHSVHSAAFALFSFVVLSSRGMSHHKWYLAKFEDYPKSRKALIPFVL, translated from the exons ATGGAAGCTATTCTAAAGATATTATTTTCTTCGGATGAGGGAGAATTGTACTTTTTAGACGGTTTATCGTACTTTATGATGGTTTTGGCATTCAAAAATTTCGTGACTTTTCGCTTTAAGCCGGTGCCCTATGGCAGATATGCATACAGCGGGTATGGAATCCCTGTAAATGTCAAGTTCGCCTGGTTCGTTCAAGAATTGCCGTCCTGTCTGGTGCCTTTGGGTTTGCTGCTATGGAGTCCATGTGCGAAGATAATGCACCTGCCCAACCAACTACTTCTACTCATGTTCTTGTGCCATTACTTGCAAAG AACCTTCATCTACCCATTTTTAATTCGAGGAGGGAAATCAACACCATTCCTCTCGTTTGCCCTGGCTTTTGTCTTCTGCATGTATAATGGGTACCTGCAGGCAAGATACCTCAGTCACTATGCAGATTACCCACCTGATTGGGTTACACATCCCTGTTTCATCACAG gtTCTTGTATGTGGTTCCTAGGATTTATCATTAACATTCACTCTGACCATATCCTCAGGAATCTCCGTGAGCCTGGAGAGACAGGTTATAAGATACCTAGAG GGGGCATGTTTGAGTATGTATCAGGAGCAAACTTCTTAGGTGAGATTGTGGAATGGACTGGATTTGCTCTGGCTGGTCATTCGGTCCATAGTGCAGCTTTTGCTCTCTTCAGTTTTGTTGTGCTGTCCAGCAGAGGAATGTCTCACCACAA GTGGTATCTAGCAAAATTTGAAGACTATCCAAAATCAAGGAAAGCCTTAATACCGTTTGTGCTCTGA